The following are encoded in a window of Lactobacillus acidophilus genomic DNA:
- the noc gene encoding nucleoid occlusion protein, with protein MSLFSFMRHDEEVPKNKQIQDLELDKIVPNRYQPRREFSEDSIKELAETLDKDGLLQPIVVREDGDQYEIIAGERRYRAAKSLGWETIPAIVKNMDDDQAASLALIENLQREDLNPIDEAKAYTNLMKLNNLTQTALAKDMGKSQSYVANKLRLLKLGDEVQQALIEGKITARHGRALIGLSEDDQKRVLAEIEAKGLNVKQTEEIAKDVEAYFNPKPKAKSEQKRVVNRIPKDLKVQINTIKKAVKLAEDSGIKVKIKEDKNPDDYKITIELKRK; from the coding sequence ATGTCATTATTTTCTTTTATGCGTCATGACGAGGAAGTCCCTAAGAACAAACAAATCCAAGATTTGGAATTGGATAAGATTGTACCTAATCGTTACCAACCACGACGTGAATTTTCAGAAGATTCAATTAAAGAGTTAGCTGAAACACTTGATAAGGATGGCTTACTTCAACCAATAGTAGTTCGTGAAGATGGTGATCAATATGAGATCATTGCCGGTGAGCGTAGATATCGTGCTGCTAAGAGCTTAGGCTGGGAAACAATTCCAGCAATCGTTAAAAATATGGACGATGATCAAGCAGCTTCTCTTGCTTTAATTGAAAACTTACAACGTGAAGACTTAAATCCAATTGATGAAGCAAAAGCATACACTAATTTGATGAAGTTAAATAATTTAACTCAAACAGCTTTAGCTAAAGATATGGGAAAGTCACAATCATATGTTGCTAATAAATTGCGTTTACTTAAATTGGGTGATGAAGTTCAACAAGCTTTAATCGAAGGTAAAATTACTGCTCGTCATGGTCGTGCTTTAATTGGTCTTAGCGAAGATGATCAAAAACGCGTTTTAGCAGAAATCGAAGCTAAGGGCTTAAATGTTAAACAAACTGAAGAAATCGCTAAAGATGTTGAAGCATACTTTAATCCTAAGCCTAAGGCAAAATCTGAACAAAAACGTGTAGTAAACCGCATTCCTAAGGATCTAAAAGTTCAAATCAATACAATTAAAAAGGCTGTTAAATTAGCTGAAGACTCAGGTATCAAAGTTAAAATTAAAGAAGATAAAAATCCTGATGACTACAAGATTACTATCGAACTGAAGAGAAAATAG
- a CDS encoding ParA family protein: MVNVISVANQKGGVGKTTTTINLAASIADRGYRVLIVDIDPQGNATSGLGIEKSEIDQDIYNVLIDEVPIQDTIHHTSTAKLDMVPATINLSGAETELISMMARETRLKSSLDAVSDQYDFIFIDCPPSLGQLSINAFTASDSILIPVQSEYYAMEGLSQLLNTIRLVQKHFNKDLGVEGVLLTMLDARTNLGAEVVKEVQSYFSKKVYKTIIPRITKLAEAPSYGQPITEYAPRSRGAKVYDELAKEVLKAHGKRLKK; encoded by the coding sequence ATGGTAAATGTAATTTCGGTTGCTAACCAAAAAGGTGGAGTTGGTAAAACTACCACTACTATTAATTTAGCGGCCTCAATTGCCGACCGTGGTTATCGCGTTTTAATCGTTGATATCGATCCTCAAGGTAACGCTACCTCTGGTTTAGGAATTGAAAAATCAGAGATTGACCAGGACATTTACAATGTTTTGATTGATGAAGTTCCTATTCAAGATACAATTCATCATACTTCGACTGCTAAGCTTGATATGGTTCCGGCAACAATTAACTTATCTGGTGCCGAAACCGAATTGATTAGTATGATGGCCCGAGAGACTCGCCTTAAGTCATCTCTTGATGCAGTTAGTGATCAATATGACTTTATCTTTATCGATTGTCCCCCATCATTGGGCCAACTTTCAATTAATGCTTTTACTGCATCTGATTCAATCTTGATTCCAGTGCAAAGTGAATATTATGCAATGGAAGGGTTAAGTCAATTGCTAAACACTATTCGTTTAGTACAAAAGCACTTTAACAAAGACTTAGGCGTTGAAGGCGTACTTTTAACTATGCTTGATGCTAGAACCAATTTAGGGGCCGAGGTTGTTAAAGAAGTTCAATCTTACTTTAGCAAGAAAGTATATAAAACAATTATCCCTAGAATTACTAAATTGGCTGAAGCTCCAAGCTACGGTCAACCAATTACTGAATATGCTCCAAGATCTCGTGGCGCGAAGGTATATGATGAGTTAGCAAAAGAGGTGTTAAAAGCTCATGGTAAGAGACTCAAAAAGTAA
- a CDS encoding ParB/RepB/Spo0J family partition protein, whose product MVRDSKSKDTRKKGGLGRGIEALFEDEPQVEETEEVQELELSDIRPNPYQPRKHFDDKSLKELSDSIKENGVFQPIIVRKSVNGYEIIAGERRYRASKLAKKTTIPAIIRKFDESQMMEVAVLENLQREDLTPLEEAQAYEMLQKNLGLTQEEVSKRMGKSRPYIANYLRLLTLPSKTKRLLQHGELSMGQARTLLGLKDKDKIDVLAKKVVQEGMPVRKVEALVGEMNAKKPQKKVVKKSAFIHASETQLSDKFGASVSISENKKGKGHLSIDFASADELNRILDLLGVDLDG is encoded by the coding sequence ATGGTAAGAGACTCAAAAAGTAAAGATACTAGAAAAAAAGGCGGCTTAGGCCGTGGTATTGAAGCTCTTTTCGAAGATGAACCTCAAGTTGAAGAAACTGAAGAAGTACAAGAACTTGAGTTAAGTGATATTCGCCCTAATCCATATCAGCCTAGAAAACATTTTGACGATAAAAGTTTAAAGGAATTATCAGATTCAATTAAAGAAAATGGTGTCTTTCAACCAATTATTGTTCGTAAGTCTGTGAATGGTTATGAAATTATTGCAGGTGAACGTAGATATCGCGCTTCTAAATTAGCCAAGAAGACGACTATTCCAGCTATTATTCGTAAATTTGACGAGAGTCAAATGATGGAAGTTGCGGTATTAGAAAATTTGCAACGTGAAGATTTGACTCCGCTTGAAGAAGCGCAAGCTTATGAAATGTTGCAAAAAAATCTGGGACTAACTCAAGAAGAAGTTTCTAAGCGGATGGGTAAGTCACGTCCATATATTGCCAACTATTTGCGTTTATTGACTTTGCCAAGTAAAACTAAACGTTTATTGCAACATGGTGAATTATCAATGGGACAAGCTAGAACACTTTTGGGCTTAAAGGATAAAGATAAGATTGATGTTTTAGCTAAAAAAGTGGTCCAAGAAGGGATGCCTGTTCGTAAAGTTGAAGCACTTGTTGGTGAAATGAATGCGAAAAAACCTCAGAAAAAGGTAGTTAAAAAATCTGCTTTTATTCATGCAAGTGAAACGCAACTTTCTGATAAATTTGGTGCAAGCGTAAGTATCTCAGAAAACAAAAAGGGAAAGGGACATCTTTCCATTGATTTTGCTTCTGCAGATGAATTGAATCGAATTCTTGATTTGTTAGGTGTTGATTTAGATGGCTAA
- a CDS encoding DUF951 domain-containing protein, which yields MAKEIIYNLADTVQMKKPHACQTNDWEILRMGADIKLKCLGCGRMVMMPRSEFNRKVKKVLTKANDPVNLKKEHYVPKDRIVRPNFG from the coding sequence ATGGCTAAAGAAATTATTTATAATTTGGCTGATACAGTGCAAATGAAGAAACCCCATGCTTGTCAAACCAATGACTGGGAAATTTTACGCATGGGTGCAGATATCAAGCTTAAATGTTTGGGATGTGGTCGGATGGTAATGATGCCACGTAGTGAGTTTAATCGTAAAGTGAAAAAAGTTTTAACCAAGGCTAATGATCCGGTTAATCTGAAAAAAGAGCATTATGTACCAAAAGATCGTATCGTTCGTCCAAATTTTGGATAA
- the ychF gene encoding redox-regulated ATPase YchF has protein sequence MSLTAGIVGLPNVGKSTLFNAITKAGAEMANYPFATIEPNVGMVEVPDKRLARIQELIPAKKIVHTTFEFTDIAGLVKGASKGEGLGNKFLENIRQTDAIVHVVRAFDDDNITSVTGKVDPEEDINTINLELAIADLDAVNKRIGKVQKIAQQGDKDAKAEMAVLEKLKPVLEEGNAARSIDFNKDEQKIVKGLFLLTSKPIIYVANIAEDSMADPESDKYYQIVKRHAESEGAECLGISAATEEEIAGMEDDEKKEFLEMEGVEESGLDRLIRAAYHILGLRTFFTAGGPETRAWTFHKGMKAPQVAGVIHSDFERGFIRAEVVSYDDLDELETMQKVKEAGKLRLEGKDYEVQDGDIIEFRFNV, from the coding sequence ATGTCATTAACTGCTGGTATTGTTGGTTTACCAAATGTTGGTAAGTCAACTTTGTTTAACGCGATTACTAAGGCTGGGGCTGAAATGGCCAACTATCCATTTGCCACCATTGAACCAAACGTCGGAATGGTTGAAGTTCCTGACAAGCGTCTGGCAAGAATTCAAGAATTGATTCCTGCTAAAAAGATTGTTCATACTACTTTTGAATTTACCGATATTGCTGGTTTAGTAAAAGGTGCTTCCAAGGGTGAAGGTCTTGGTAACAAATTCCTTGAAAATATTCGTCAAACTGATGCTATTGTTCATGTAGTACGTGCCTTTGATGATGATAATATTACTTCAGTTACTGGTAAAGTTGATCCAGAAGAAGACATTAATACTATTAACTTAGAGCTTGCTATTGCTGACCTTGATGCGGTTAATAAGCGTATTGGTAAGGTGCAAAAGATCGCTCAACAAGGCGATAAGGATGCCAAGGCAGAAATGGCTGTACTTGAAAAATTGAAGCCAGTTCTTGAAGAAGGAAACGCCGCTCGTTCAATTGACTTTAATAAAGATGAACAAAAGATTGTTAAGGGCTTGTTCTTACTTACTTCTAAGCCAATCATCTATGTAGCAAATATTGCAGAAGATTCAATGGCTGATCCAGAAAGCGACAAGTACTACCAAATCGTCAAAAGACATGCAGAAAGTGAAGGCGCAGAATGCTTAGGTATTTCTGCAGCTACAGAAGAAGAAATTGCCGGTATGGAAGACGATGAAAAGAAAGAATTCCTTGAAATGGAAGGCGTTGAAGAATCTGGTTTGGATCGTCTGATTCGTGCAGCCTACCATATTTTGGGTCTTAGAACTTTCTTTACTGCTGGTGGTCCTGAAACTCGTGCTTGGACTTTCCACAAGGGGATGAAAGCTCCACAAGTTGCAGGTGTTATTCACTCAGACTTTGAACGTGGATTCATTCGTGCCGAAGTAGTTTCATACGATGACTTAGACGAACTTGAAACTATGCAAAAGGTTAAAGAAGCTGGTAAGCTTCGCCTTGAAGGTAAAGATTACGAAGTTCAAGACGGTGACATTATCGAATTTAGATTTAACGTCTAG
- a CDS encoding DUF1129 domain-containing protein — translation MAEETKKEQSSANINAEKQEKLKKKSETDTKDEELKKEDPKILRQKLSNKNQDYVFRLEKELQIQGSMSRQEAMAMTDGLLGEIVIAQRHGQPANGLYLASPKIKAEQMLHPDQKPVETPFWQSAIDGALLYLAIFVGLFGIIALFENDKSQANSQMGILTLASVGILMGIFMVKYNEWITPKNGQRIGWARLLLSGLGIAAVLFVWIWILSLPAIRMINPVLPGAADIVIAAIAYGVRYLFRRHYHIVGSTFAPRPQHK, via the coding sequence ATGGCTGAAGAAACAAAGAAAGAGCAAAGTAGCGCAAATATTAACGCTGAAAAGCAAGAAAAGTTAAAGAAAAAATCTGAAACTGATACTAAAGATGAAGAGTTAAAAAAAGAAGATCCTAAGATTCTTCGTCAAAAGTTAAGTAACAAAAACCAAGATTACGTTTTTCGTTTAGAAAAAGAATTACAAATTCAAGGCTCAATGTCTAGACAAGAAGCTATGGCAATGACAGATGGGCTTCTTGGTGAAATTGTAATTGCGCAACGTCACGGTCAACCAGCTAATGGTTTATACTTAGCTTCACCTAAGATCAAAGCAGAACAAATGCTTCACCCAGACCAAAAGCCAGTTGAAACACCATTTTGGCAATCAGCAATTGATGGTGCACTTTTATACTTAGCAATTTTTGTAGGTTTATTTGGGATCATTGCATTATTTGAAAATGATAAATCTCAAGCCAACTCTCAAATGGGTATTTTAACTTTAGCTAGTGTTGGTATCTTAATGGGTATCTTTATGGTTAAGTACAACGAATGGATTACCCCTAAGAATGGTCAACGTATTGGTTGGGCTAGATTACTTTTAAGTGGATTAGGTATTGCGGCAGTATTATTTGTGTGGATTTGGATTTTATCTCTTCCAGCTATCCGGATGATCAATCCAGTTTTACCAGGCGCTGCTGATATTGTAATTGCTGCTATAGCATATGGTGTTCGTTACTTGTTCAGAAGACATTATCACATTGTGGGGTCAACATTTGCACCGCGTCCACAACATAAATAA
- a CDS encoding ABC transporter ATP-binding protein, protein MVKTLSKSIRQYKKLSLLSPLFVIGEVIIEMLIPYLVGILIDNGIMKGNMSYISKMGLILLVLTIVSLILGASASYVSAHAAAGFAANLRKDMFYHMQDYSFENIDHFSSASLVTRLTTDVNNVQMAYQMIIRIAVRAPMMFIVSIIMSVIISPRLSLIFLVLGPIFAIALGLIIRSAYPYFPKIFRGYDRMNQVVRENVRGIREVKTYVQEKPQIEKFEKSSGFIYKLFATAQKIMSLNALVVAAVLNISTLAICWFGAKEVVGGTLQTGQLISMFTYSNSVLFSLNILAMITTQLVISGASGRRIAAVINEKPTIENPKKPLKRLTNGEIIFDHVNFKYELADKNEALSDINLRIKPGETIGIIGETGSSKSTLVSMIPRLYDVTSGAVRVAGHNVKSYDLKTLRDNVAMVLQKNVLFTGTVKDNLKWGNENATDEQVVAAAKIAHADGFIREMPDGYDTMVEQGGNNVSGGQKQRITIARALLKDPKILILDDSTSAVDTSTEREIRMSLAKDMPETTKIIISQRIVSIKDADRIIVMDHGKIQDIGTHDELMKTNELYSSIAKFQEEQGKGE, encoded by the coding sequence ATGGTCAAAACGTTGAGCAAGTCGATACGACAATATAAAAAATTGTCGCTGCTCTCACCATTGTTCGTTATCGGTGAAGTTATTATCGAAATGCTGATCCCATATTTGGTTGGTATCTTGATCGATAATGGAATTATGAAAGGGAACATGTCTTATATTAGTAAAATGGGGCTTATTTTGCTTGTATTAACGATTGTTTCGTTAATCTTAGGTGCGAGTGCCAGTTATGTTTCAGCTCACGCTGCTGCCGGTTTTGCAGCTAATTTGCGTAAAGATATGTTCTATCACATGCAGGATTATTCTTTTGAAAATATTGATCATTTTTCAAGTGCCAGTCTAGTTACGCGTCTAACAACCGACGTTAACAACGTACAAATGGCTTACCAAATGATTATCAGAATTGCGGTAAGAGCACCAATGATGTTTATAGTTTCAATCATCATGTCTGTAATTATTAGTCCAAGATTATCATTGATTTTCTTGGTATTAGGACCAATTTTTGCAATTGCCTTAGGTTTAATTATTAGATCAGCTTATCCATATTTCCCTAAGATTTTTAGAGGATACGACCGCATGAACCAAGTTGTTCGTGAAAACGTTCGTGGTATTCGCGAAGTTAAGACTTATGTTCAAGAAAAACCACAAATTGAGAAATTCGAAAAATCATCGGGTTTTATTTATAAGTTATTTGCAACCGCACAAAAGATTATGTCTTTGAATGCACTTGTAGTAGCTGCTGTTTTGAATATTTCAACTTTGGCAATTTGCTGGTTTGGTGCTAAAGAAGTAGTTGGCGGTACCTTGCAAACAGGTCAACTTATTTCTATGTTTACTTATTCAAATTCAGTGTTATTTAGTTTGAATATTTTGGCAATGATTACCACCCAATTAGTAATTTCAGGTGCTAGCGGTCGTCGTATTGCTGCTGTAATTAATGAAAAACCTACTATTGAAAATCCAAAGAAACCACTTAAGCGTTTGACTAATGGTGAAATTATTTTTGACCATGTAAACTTTAAGTATGAATTAGCTGATAAAAATGAGGCTCTTAGCGATATTAATCTGCGGATTAAGCCAGGGGAAACAATCGGTATTATTGGTGAAACAGGATCATCTAAATCTACTTTAGTATCAATGATCCCTCGTCTTTATGATGTAACGTCAGGTGCTGTTCGTGTAGCGGGACATAACGTCAAGTCATATGATCTAAAGACCTTACGTGATAACGTAGCGATGGTTTTGCAAAAGAATGTTTTGTTCACTGGTACAGTTAAAGACAACTTAAAGTGGGGTAACGAAAACGCTACTGATGAACAAGTTGTTGCTGCTGCCAAGATTGCTCATGCTGACGGCTTCATTCGTGAAATGCCAGACGGTTACGATACCATGGTTGAACAAGGTGGTAACAATGTTTCTGGTGGTCAAAAGCAAAGAATTACTATTGCCAGAGCATTACTTAAGGATCCTAAAATTTTGATTTTGGATGATTCCACTTCAGCTGTTGATACCAGCACAGAACGTGAAATTAGAATGTCTCTTGCAAAAGATATGCCCGAAACAACTAAGATTATTATTTCCCAGAGAATTGTTTCAATTAAGGATGCTGACAGAATTATCGTGATGGATCATGGAAAGATCCAAGATATCGGTACTCACGATGAATTGATGAAGACTAATGAACTTTACAGTTCAATCGCTAAGTTCCAAGAAGAACAAGGAAAGGGTGAGTAA
- a CDS encoding ABC transporter ATP-binding protein — protein MSNLDNANAVENKNQTKGNRIKILIRLLKLVGSTSPWMLIISMITIVLAAASNVIGSLFIERLINNYIVPLTKERVPNYGPLATAIAVMFGIYAIGFLSNYLFNMLMGVLAQKVQFRVRNEMFIHMESLPISYFDQNEFGDIMSRYTNDIDTLMQMISQSIPQFTNSALSLIFVVIAMFVLSWQLTVFSFIIFALSFGIVRYLTVRSSRYFQIQQKKLGQINGYNEEMLNGLKVIKVFSHEPESKAGFDKYNEELRQASGRANTFATILFPIMGNMGNLLYVLIAFVGGAAAINQWAPLSLGAIGSFLQLSKQFSMPIAQISQQLNSIVMALAGAERIFNLEDQASEMDNGNVTISKGDEVGSNWNWNVPQKDGSIKKVPVRGHIVFDHVNFSYVPNHQILYDISINAKPGMKVALVGETGAGKTTISNMLNRFYDIDSGKITYDGIPIKDIKKDDLRRSLSIVLQETHLFTGTIMDNIRFGNPEASDDDVYQAAKLSHADEFIHDLDKGYDTVIDGDGGDLSQGQMQLLSIARAMIADEPVMILDEATSSIDTRTEKMVQAGMDNLLAGRTSFVIAHRLSTIVNSDLILVLDHGHIIERGNHEELLKEKGYYYELYTGKKEIQ, from the coding sequence GTGAGTAATTTGGATAATGCAAATGCAGTAGAAAATAAAAATCAAACTAAAGGCAATAGAATTAAGATTTTAATTCGTTTGCTTAAGTTAGTTGGTAGCACAAGTCCATGGATGCTCATCATCTCCATGATTACGATTGTTTTGGCAGCAGCCAGCAACGTTATTGGTTCATTATTTATTGAACGATTGATCAATAACTATATTGTCCCTTTAACAAAAGAACGAGTTCCCAATTATGGTCCGCTTGCTACAGCAATTGCGGTAATGTTTGGAATTTATGCAATTGGTTTTTTGTCTAACTATCTTTTTAACATGCTAATGGGTGTTTTAGCCCAAAAAGTTCAATTCCGTGTTCGTAATGAAATGTTTATCCACATGGAAAGTTTGCCGATTTCATATTTTGATCAAAATGAATTTGGTGATATCATGTCTCGTTATACCAACGATATTGATACCTTGATGCAAATGATTTCGCAATCTATCCCACAATTTACTAATTCAGCTTTGAGTTTGATTTTTGTTGTGATTGCGATGTTTGTACTTAGTTGGCAATTAACTGTCTTCTCATTTATTATCTTTGCTTTGTCATTTGGAATTGTTCGCTACTTGACTGTGAGATCAAGTCGTTATTTCCAAATTCAGCAGAAGAAACTTGGTCAAATCAATGGTTATAACGAAGAAATGCTTAACGGATTGAAGGTCATTAAAGTCTTCAGTCACGAACCTGAATCAAAAGCTGGTTTTGACAAGTATAACGAAGAATTGCGTCAAGCCTCTGGTAGAGCTAATACTTTTGCCACAATTCTTTTCCCAATTATGGGTAACATGGGTAACTTACTCTATGTTTTAATTGCCTTTGTCGGTGGAGCTGCTGCGATTAATCAATGGGCTCCATTATCACTGGGTGCTATTGGTTCATTCCTACAATTATCAAAACAATTTAGTATGCCGATTGCCCAAATTTCTCAACAGTTAAACTCAATTGTCATGGCTTTAGCTGGCGCTGAGAGAATCTTTAACTTGGAAGATCAAGCTTCAGAAATGGATAATGGTAACGTTACTATTTCTAAGGGTGATGAAGTTGGTAGTAACTGGAATTGGAACGTACCTCAAAAAGATGGTTCAATTAAGAAGGTTCCGGTACGAGGTCACATTGTTTTTGATCATGTAAACTTTAGTTATGTGCCAAATCATCAAATTCTGTATGACATTTCAATTAATGCTAAGCCTGGTATGAAGGTGGCTTTAGTTGGTGAGACTGGTGCTGGTAAAACCACTATTTCTAACATGCTTAACCGTTTCTACGATATTGATTCAGGTAAAATTACTTACGATGGTATCCCAATTAAGGATATTAAAAAAGATGATTTGCGTAGATCATTATCCATTGTTTTGCAGGAAACACACTTGTTTACAGGCACTATTATGGATAATATCCGCTTTGGTAATCCTGAAGCAAGTGATGATGATGTTTATCAAGCAGCTAAATTGTCTCACGCAGATGAATTTATCCATGATCTTGATAAGGGTTATGACACAGTAATTGATGGTGATGGCGGAGATTTATCACAAGGACAAATGCAACTACTTAGTATTGCCCGAGCAATGATTGCAGATGAACCAGTAATGATTCTTGATGAAGCAACTTCAAGTATTGATACCAGAACTGAAAAGATGGTACAAGCTGGTATGGACAATTTACTCGCAGGTCGAACAAGTTTTGTTATCGCTCACCGTTTATCAACTATTGTTAACTCAGATTTAATCTTGGTTCTTGACCATGGTCACATCATTGAACGTGGTAATCATGAAGAGCTTTTGAAAGAAAAAGGCTATTACTACGAACTATATACTGGTAAAAAAGAAATTCAATAA
- a CDS encoding response regulator transcription factor codes for MKILVVDDDKEIVELLSIYLKNEGYEPVTAYSGKEAITKLTTTPDIALMILDVMMPNMSGIEVIKEVRKDSDIPIIIVSAKTGDMDKIQGLITGADDYVSKPFNPLEVMARVRSLLRRSQKQVKDEKPDILEVGPLVINRDSHEVKTIDGKAIQLTALEFGILYLLASHPNRVFSADEIFERVWQQESIVSAKTVMVHVSHLRDKIQKATDGEDVIQTVWGVGYKVEA; via the coding sequence GTGAAAATTTTAGTTGTTGATGATGATAAAGAAATTGTAGAACTTTTAAGTATTTATCTTAAAAACGAAGGATATGAGCCAGTTACTGCCTATAGCGGTAAAGAAGCAATTACTAAGCTAACAACTACTCCAGATATTGCTTTGATGATTTTAGACGTAATGATGCCTAATATGTCAGGGATTGAAGTAATTAAGGAAGTTAGAAAAGATTCCGATATTCCAATTATTATTGTTTCTGCTAAAACAGGTGATATGGATAAGATTCAAGGTTTAATTACCGGTGCAGATGATTATGTTTCAAAACCATTTAATCCACTTGAAGTAATGGCTCGAGTACGTTCACTTCTTCGTAGAAGTCAAAAGCAAGTTAAGGATGAAAAGCCTGATATTTTGGAAGTAGGGCCTTTGGTAATTAATCGTGATTCGCATGAAGTTAAGACTATTGATGGTAAAGCAATTCAGTTAACTGCACTTGAATTTGGTATTCTATATCTTTTGGCTAGTCACCCTAATCGAGTATTTTCAGCTGATGAAATATTTGAACGTGTATGGCAACAAGAATCTATTGTTTCTGCTAAGACTGTAATGGTTCACGTATCCCATCTTCGTGACAAGATCCAAAAGGCAACGGATGGTGAAGATGTTATTCAAACTGTTTGGGGTGTAGGATACAAGGTCGAGGCATAG
- a CDS encoding sensor histidine kinase has protein sequence MKKERVKLTGAEKSELFAEGIVTIILLLLLNLSIIILIHLAILQDESLVNGIYFLKKSMTFVGGRHVWSWQNIFIIIMAVGDLAVLYWRLIRRYHQMQLRHVISELHYIANGHFDHRINFRVRPELQRVVDSINSLVDSTVNSINEERAIEKSKDELITNVSHDIRTPLTSIIGYLGLLKTGISSKEDQQKYVDIAYTKAEQMKSLADDLFEYTTLKSTSTKLNLNELHIYSMLEQVAAGFELEAEKKGIDIEIEARPKNLTIQADAEKLVRVYNNLISNAFKYGTGATKIKLVANLVNKSEVELRVENNGEPIPVSAQKKIFDRFYRVETSRNTKTGGTGLGLSITKSVVDLHHGTIRCQSDENWTSFIIRLPLDPNKAK, from the coding sequence ATGAAAAAAGAGCGCGTTAAATTAACAGGCGCTGAAAAAAGCGAATTATTTGCAGAAGGAATCGTAACGATTATCCTTCTGCTTTTGCTAAATTTATCAATTATCATTTTAATTCACCTAGCCATTTTGCAAGATGAGAGCTTGGTAAATGGTATTTACTTTTTGAAAAAGTCGATGACTTTTGTTGGTGGACGACATGTTTGGTCTTGGCAGAATATCTTCATTATCATAATGGCAGTTGGCGATTTAGCCGTGTTATATTGGCGGCTAATTAGAAGATATCATCAGATGCAGTTACGCCACGTTATTTCGGAGTTGCATTATATTGCTAATGGGCATTTTGATCATAGAATTAATTTTAGAGTTCGACCAGAACTTCAAAGAGTAGTTGATTCAATTAATTCGTTAGTTGATAGTACGGTCAACTCTATTAACGAAGAACGTGCCATTGAAAAGTCTAAGGACGAATTGATTACTAATGTATCACATGATATTAGAACGCCGCTAACGTCAATTATTGGCTATTTAGGGCTATTAAAAACTGGCATATCATCAAAAGAGGATCAACAAAAGTATGTTGATATCGCTTATACTAAAGCAGAGCAAATGAAATCATTAGCTGATGATTTATTTGAATACACAACACTAAAATCAACCAGTACTAAGTTAAACTTGAATGAGCTACATATTTATTCAATGCTTGAGCAAGTAGCTGCAGGTTTTGAATTAGAAGCTGAAAAAAAGGGTATTGATATTGAGATAGAAGCACGGCCTAAGAATTTAACGATACAGGCTGATGCAGAAAAGTTAGTGCGTGTATATAACAATTTGATTTCTAATGCTTTTAAATATGGTACAGGTGCTACAAAAATTAAGTTGGTAGCAAATTTGGTTAACAAAAGTGAAGTAGAATTACGAGTTGAAAATAACGGTGAACCAATTCCTGTATCAGCCCAAAAGAAAATTTTTGATCGTTTCTATCGAGTAGAAACATCACGTAATACGAAAACTGGTGGTACAGGATTGGGGTTGTCAATTACTAAAAGTGTAGTAGACTTACATCATGGGACAATTCGTTGTCAATCAGATGAAAACTGGACAAGTTTTATTATTCGTTTGCCACTTGATCCCAATAAGGCAAAGTAA